The Actinosynnema mirum DSM 43827 genomic interval GATCGCGTCCAGCAGCACGCTGCGGATGTCGGCCGCCTCCAGCGCCTGGTAGGCCTTGCCGCCGGTGGCCGAGGAGATCTCCTGCAGCGCCTCCATGTCGGCCTCCTGGCCCAGCCCGACCATGATCAGCGGGATCGGGCGCGCCGGGTCGGACTCCGACTCCAGCGCCTGCAGCAGCTGCGCGGTGGTGATGCTGGCGTAGTCGTCGTTGCGGCCGTCGGTGATCAGCACCACTGAGTTGATCTTCTCGGGGTCGTACGTGGACTGCATCCTCCGGAACGCCGCGAGCGTGGTGTCGTTCAGCGCGGTCCCGCCGCCGACCAGCGCCGCCAGGCCCTTGGCGCCCTGCTGGAGCCGCGTCCGCCTCGGCGCGCTGCCCAGCACCTCGCCGAGCGGGCCGAGCGGCACCAGCTCGACCCAGTCGTTCGGCGGCCTCTTGTTCGTGGAGAACGCCCACAGGCCGATCTCCGAGGTGTCCGGCAGCATCCCCAGCGCGGTCAGCGCCGCCTCGGACGCCGCCGCCATGCGGGTCTGGCCGTTGCCCATCAGCTCGGTCATCGAGCCGGACACGTCCAGCACCGCGAGCATCCGCGAGTCCAGGCTCACCGCGCCCCAGGTGCCCAGCAGCTCGGACACCTCGGCCGGGCTCGGCTTCGGCATCGCGTTCACCGCGTCGCCGCCGACCCCGTCGCGCTCGGCCGACAGCCCGGCCGCCGCCTGCCCGTCCGGGGTGCGGAAGCCCGCGTCCACGAACCGCTCGCGGGTCTTGGCGCTGCGCAGCGCCTGCTCGAAGCCGCTCGCCGCGACCCCGGTGCCCGGCTGGTCGGAGGCGCGCTTGATCCGCACCACCGGGTAGTCGAGCAGCATCGTGCCCTCGGCCGGGTAGGAGGCGGCGACCCGCAGCCCGCCGGCCGCCCGGTTCGCGGCCAGCACGGCCTGCTCGGAGGCGGTGAACAGCGGCGCGCTCCCCTCGTCCTGGCCGACCCGGTTGAAGGAGTCGCGCACGGTCACGGCGTTGCGCCCGATCCGCATCAGCGAGCCGATCAGCTCCTGGTTGGGCGTGCCGTCCGCGTTGCCGAGCCTGGCGCGGATGACCGCCAGGGTGGCCAGGCCCTCGGTGGAGGTGGTCGGGTCGCTCACCGCGGCCTCCACGCCGGGCGCGAGCACGCTGGCCCAGGCGACCGAGGTGCTCGGCCAGCCCAGCCCGCGCAGCTTCTCCGCCGGACCCGCGATGACCAGCGGGGACCCGGCCAGCGGCTCGCCGACCTCCAGCGCGGGCGCCTCGGCGCCCAGGCTCGCGGACTGGCGCTGGGCCTCCTCGGCCCACATGGTCGAGTCCGGGACCCACATGACGGGCGGGTTGATCCGGGCGGTCGGCAGCTCGTGCGCCACGTCGGCGGCGGTGCGCGCCTCGACCTGGACCTGCACGCACCGGCCGTCCACGACGGGCTGGGTGGCCTGGTAGTCGTCGGCCGCGCCGCGCACGACCGCCTCGGCGGCCGGGGTGGTGGCGACCTTGAGCGGGAGGGTGCCGGTGCAGTCCGGGCCGCTGGTCGCCTTCAGCGCGACCACGGCGGTGGCCCCCGCGGCGAGCACGCCGACCAGGGCCCCCAGGGGCAGTGCGATCCGCCGGGCGCGGCCGGGGCGTTCGCTGCGGGCTGACATCTTCTCTGCGCACCTTCGATCCGGTGGTTTTCACCCCTCCGGGGGAGGGGATTGATCACTCGGCGTTACCGATGGTGACCTCGTACGGTAACCGAGGATGACACGCTTACCGCTCTGACCTGCGCTTCCGTGGCTGAGGTCACGTGCGGCGGCCGGTTGTCCCCGTCCGCGCCAACGTCACAACGTTTCCCTCGAAAGAGTTACGGGAATCCGGTGGGCGCGGTTCAACCCGTGCTGCGAGTCCCGGTTCCGACCGTTCCTGACCTGCGGTCGGAACCGGGCGCCGCAGCGGGAACCGGAGAGCCCTTCCGCCCGTTGGTCCCTCGAACGCGACAACCGGGGCGGGCCCCGCGCACGCGGGGCGATGCACCGGTCGTTCGGGCGGTAGTCTGGTCGGACGGGTGTGCCCGTCCGCGCCCGTCAACAAGTCAGGGAGGGTCGAGGCCGCCCGACGGCCGTAAGTGAATGGACCGCAAGCGCCTGCTTCGCAACCCGCTGCTGTGGATCGT includes:
- a CDS encoding substrate-binding and VWA domain-containing protein is translated as MSARSERPGRARRIALPLGALVGVLAAGATAVVALKATSGPDCTGTLPLKVATTPAAEAVVRGAADDYQATQPVVDGRCVQVQVEARTAADVAHELPTARINPPVMWVPDSTMWAEEAQRQSASLGAEAPALEVGEPLAGSPLVIAGPAEKLRGLGWPSTSVAWASVLAPGVEAAVSDPTTSTEGLATLAVIRARLGNADGTPNQELIGSLMRIGRNAVTVRDSFNRVGQDEGSAPLFTASEQAVLAANRAAGGLRVAASYPAEGTMLLDYPVVRIKRASDQPGTGVAASGFEQALRSAKTRERFVDAGFRTPDGQAAAGLSAERDGVGGDAVNAMPKPSPAEVSELLGTWGAVSLDSRMLAVLDVSGSMTELMGNGQTRMAAASEAALTALGMLPDTSEIGLWAFSTNKRPPNDWVELVPLGPLGEVLGSAPRRTRLQQGAKGLAALVGGGTALNDTTLAAFRRMQSTYDPEKINSVVLITDGRNDDYASITTAQLLQALESESDPARPIPLIMVGLGQEADMEALQEISSATGGKAYQALEAADIRSVLLDAISQRRCRPNC